From one Paenibacillus sp. FSL K6-1330 genomic stretch:
- a CDS encoding FtsX-like permease family protein yields MNIVNKLTVRHLRENKRRTLVTIIGVIMSVAMVTAVATLGFSYLDLMKRQTIADEGEWHVLYQDVNKEQLAAIKNDDATKTLAITNDLGYAPLEGGQNPNKPYWFIKAYDAQGLAQFPIEVSKGRLPQTDKEVVISEAAATNAKVKYEIGDRLTLRVGERFEEGNDQPLGQTESLRIVDNKKNETLHNTMTRDYTIVGFIKPPVWEPAWAPGYTTISYVDENIIGANDRVNAAVVLQKVNQSLFAHAENLAENNQIETVQYHHDLLHYYGVSKSEASYSTMVSLSVILMAVIMIGSVSLIYNAFAISVSERSRHLGMLASVGATKRQKRNSVFFEGVIIGLISIPVGILCGLAGIGITFQFINAIIQGALGITEKLTVIVTPLSILIACAVSMLTIFISTYLPAVKASRISAMDAIRQTTDVKLSGKSVETPKWIRKLFGIEAEIGLKNLKRNKRRYHATVFSLVISIALFLTVSFFTGNLKQSLAMSQEGVNYDIELSYGNEKRIDDRLVQSIASLSDVSEYSVIHELYRNAWIEEASIADELQEAVKKDKSMLKDGKYPYDIKINALNDSNLRAYAKAVGADYELLTDPEHLSAIVIDTIDYKDMDTGKYVHTKAIHANVGQSLDLTTFDEETEKVTDVSEVYIAALTDRSPMGMNSIGTGGLNIVVSERVLNQLADDKSGEFVQTFLYLKSADPLKTQQEIEEMKEPNLYVYNVYQSRKQEEQMILLMSVFTYGFIVLISVISIANIFNTISTSIALRKREFAMLKSVGMTPKGFAKMMNYESVFYGAKSLLFGLPISFVVMYLIYMAFANKFSYGFVLPWMSILSVIAAVFVIVGSAMLYSSAKVKKEDIIDALKQESI; encoded by the coding sequence TTGAATATTGTCAATAAACTCACCGTCAGACATTTGCGGGAAAACAAGAGAAGAACGCTTGTAACCATCATAGGTGTCATCATGTCAGTTGCCATGGTGACGGCTGTTGCAACGCTTGGTTTTTCTTACTTGGATTTAATGAAAAGGCAAACCATCGCAGATGAAGGGGAATGGCATGTCCTATATCAAGATGTAAACAAGGAACAGCTTGCAGCGATAAAAAACGATGACGCAACCAAGACCCTTGCGATCACAAACGATCTTGGTTATGCCCCATTAGAAGGGGGACAAAATCCAAATAAGCCATATTGGTTCATCAAGGCTTATGATGCACAAGGTTTAGCGCAATTTCCGATTGAAGTGAGCAAGGGGCGTCTGCCGCAAACCGACAAGGAAGTTGTGATTTCTGAAGCCGCTGCGACAAACGCCAAGGTGAAATATGAAATCGGGGATCGTCTCACTCTGCGCGTCGGCGAACGATTCGAGGAAGGGAATGATCAACCGCTGGGCCAAACCGAATCGCTGCGCATCGTAGATAACAAAAAGAACGAAACGCTGCATAATACGATGACAAGGGATTACACGATCGTAGGCTTCATCAAACCTCCCGTATGGGAACCGGCGTGGGCCCCGGGGTATACGACCATTAGCTATGTCGATGAAAACATCATCGGGGCAAACGATCGAGTCAATGCGGCGGTAGTCTTGCAAAAAGTCAATCAGTCCTTGTTCGCACATGCAGAAAACCTGGCAGAGAACAACCAGATCGAAACGGTCCAATATCATCACGATTTGCTTCATTATTATGGCGTTTCCAAAAGCGAAGCCTCGTACAGCACGATGGTCTCCTTATCGGTGATCCTGATGGCGGTCATTATGATCGGCTCAGTTTCGCTGATCTATAATGCTTTTGCAATTTCCGTCTCGGAACGTTCCCGCCATTTAGGGATGCTTGCAAGCGTGGGGGCTACGAAAAGGCAGAAGAGAAATTCGGTGTTTTTTGAGGGTGTCATTATTGGCTTGATCAGCATTCCGGTTGGAATCCTATGCGGTCTTGCCGGGATCGGTATTACCTTTCAGTTCATTAACGCTATCATTCAAGGGGCTTTAGGAATTACTGAAAAGCTAACGGTGATCGTCACGCCGTTATCGATTTTGATTGCCTGCGCTGTCTCCATGTTGACGATCTTCATTTCGACGTATCTCCCGGCCGTCAAAGCATCCCGGATTTCAGCCATGGATGCGATTCGTCAAACTACCGATGTGAAGCTTTCGGGCAAAAGCGTGGAAACGCCGAAATGGATTCGAAAGCTCTTCGGAATCGAAGCGGAGATCGGATTGAAGAACTTAAAAAGGAACAAGCGGAGATACCATGCTACCGTATTTTCGCTCGTGATCAGCATCGCTTTGTTTTTAACGGTATCATTTTTTACCGGTAATCTGAAACAATCCTTGGCCATGTCGCAGGAAGGCGTCAACTATGATATAGAACTATCTTACGGCAATGAAAAAAGAATAGACGATCGGTTGGTTCAGTCCATTGCATCCCTTTCGGATGTATCGGAATACAGCGTGATTCATGAGTTGTACAGGAACGCTTGGATCGAGGAAGCGTCCATCGCCGATGAATTGCAGGAGGCGGTCAAGAAGGATAAGAGTATGCTGAAGGACGGAAAATATCCTTACGATATTAAAATCAATGCATTAAACGATTCGAACCTGCGGGCTTATGCCAAAGCAGTCGGCGCAGATTACGAGCTACTGACGGATCCGGAACATCTCTCCGCCATCGTGATCGATACCATCGATTATAAAGATATGGATACGGGAAAATATGTCCATACGAAGGCTATTCATGCGAATGTTGGGCAAAGTCTCGATTTGACTACGTTCGATGAGGAAACGGAAAAAGTGACGGATGTAAGTGAAGTGTACATTGCGGCGTTGACGGATCGATCTCCGATGGGGATGAACTCAATCGGAACAGGCGGGTTAAATATCGTCGTCTCGGAACGAGTCCTAAATCAACTGGCAGACGATAAGAGCGGGGAGTTCGTTCAAACCTTTCTCTATCTGAAAAGTGCGGACCCGCTGAAAACGCAGCAGGAAATCGAAGAAATGAAAGAGCCTAATCTGTATGTGTACAATGTGTACCAATCCAGAAAACAGGAAGAACAGATGATACTATTGATGTCCGTCTTTACTTATGGCTTTATCGTATTAATTTCAGTGATTTCGATTGCGAATATTTTTAATACAATCTCAACGAGCATCGCTCTTCGAAAGCGGGAATTTGCGATGCTGAAATCCGTTGGAATGACGCCAAAAGGCTTTGCGAAAATGATGAACTACGAAAGTGTTTTTTATGGAGCCAAATCACTGCTGTTCGGACTTCCTATCAGCTTCGTCGTGATGTATTTGATCTATATGGCCTTTGCGAACAAATTTAGCTACGGATTCGTCCTTCCCTGGATGAGTATTCTGTCTGTCATTGCCGCCGTATTTGTCATTGTCGGTTCTGCCATGCTATATTCCAGCGCGAAAGTAAAAAAGGAAGACATCATCGACGCGTTAAAGCAGGAGAGTATATAA
- a CDS encoding ABC transporter ATP-binding protein codes for MEILKIDHLSKIYGKGESAVKALDDVSFSVRKGEFVAIIGPSGSGKSTLLHMLGGVDLPTSGKVLVEDTDMYNLDETQLAIFRRRQIGLIYQFFNLIPVLTVEENITLPLLLDNQKVDKQQLDGLVKTLNLQHRLNHLPNQLSGGQQQRVSIGRALISNPAIMLADEPTGNLDSKNSSEIIDLLQMLNKTYHQTLIVITHDERIALQADRVISIEDGRIAKDEVIRP; via the coding sequence ATGGAAATTTTAAAAATAGATCATCTGTCTAAAATATACGGAAAGGGCGAATCGGCGGTAAAGGCGCTTGACGATGTTTCCTTTTCGGTCCGAAAAGGTGAATTTGTCGCCATCATTGGCCCGTCAGGATCGGGGAAATCCACGCTGCTGCATATGCTGGGCGGTGTGGATTTGCCGACGAGCGGCAAAGTCCTCGTAGAGGATACGGACATGTATAACTTGGACGAAACACAGCTGGCCATCTTCAGGCGCAGACAAATCGGCCTGATCTACCAGTTTTTCAATCTGATTCCCGTCTTGACGGTGGAAGAGAATATTACGCTCCCGCTCTTGCTTGATAACCAAAAGGTAGATAAGCAGCAGTTGGATGGTCTCGTGAAGACTTTGAATCTGCAACATCGCTTAAACCATCTGCCTAATCAATTATCAGGCGGACAGCAGCAAAGGGTATCGATCGGCAGAGCACTCATTAGTAATCCTGCCATTATGCTGGCGGACGAGCCGACCGGGAATCTGGACAGCAAGAATAGCAGCGAGATCATCGACTTATTGCAAATGTTGAATAAAACCTATCACCAGACATTGATCGTGATCACGCATGACGAACGAATCGCTTTGCAAGCTGACAGAGTCATTTCGATTGAAGACGGAAGGATTGCCAAAGACGAGGTGATTCGCCCTTGA
- a CDS encoding VanZ family protein — protein MGIDAIYTNLRFLMLPVIVIIGIEFVLIMLYYYLYYRKQKSEGKPRIQMNKLFLGALFIGYVVFVLELTMLGRGNSHFLQMNLHPFSDYVEAWNKYSLRDLQNGIFNIIMFIPMGILLPFISRKFKAFKWLLLVVVSSTLFIETYQTLSGAGLFELADILNNTLGGIFGYQLYRLAASIVHNKKVRMKSLLGNLVIPLLMGLLFVGMNIVYIQQEFGNLAINSFTKWNMKDVHVTTSLQLSSAPAVAPVYKKITQPDGVEALLQQKLGLSELKVKDWDGDREVLLEDKSGTPYTFYQSEEGNWSLTENNDTPERTSFNDQELLSQKAKTIMADLGLLPQDADFTALEDGEFQWSLPDKAGLHESYWTGELLLGLKQDGSIYSINNGLQENQFIKEVDILSPAEVYDRIKNGEFPQIKRNAILTDDQLVIKKGDQLDITGIELSFIYDTKNFYQPVYTVYGVFNGDSNWFTLIQARRS, from the coding sequence TTGGGGATCGATGCAATCTATACGAATCTACGTTTTTTAATGCTGCCGGTCATCGTAATTATCGGGATCGAATTCGTTCTAATCATGTTATATTATTATCTTTATTATAGAAAACAAAAATCAGAGGGAAAGCCACGGATTCAAATGAACAAGCTTTTTCTTGGCGCCTTGTTCATCGGATATGTTGTATTTGTACTTGAGCTAACGATGTTGGGCCGCGGCAATTCTCATTTCTTGCAGATGAATCTCCATCCATTCAGCGATTATGTTGAAGCATGGAACAAATATTCCTTACGTGATCTTCAGAACGGTATATTTAATATCATCATGTTTATCCCGATGGGAATATTGCTGCCTTTCATCAGCCGAAAATTTAAAGCATTCAAGTGGCTTCTTCTTGTCGTTGTAAGTTCTACGCTCTTTATTGAAACCTATCAGACGCTTTCAGGAGCAGGACTGTTTGAGCTTGCTGATATCTTGAACAACACGCTCGGTGGTATTTTTGGATATCAGTTATACAGACTTGCCGCTTCCATTGTTCATAACAAAAAAGTCAGAATGAAAAGTCTTCTGGGAAACCTGGTGATACCCCTACTAATGGGTTTGCTTTTTGTCGGCATGAATATCGTCTACATCCAGCAGGAGTTCGGAAACCTGGCCATAAACTCGTTTACCAAATGGAATATGAAAGATGTTCATGTAACAACATCCCTTCAGTTAAGCTCGGCACCTGCAGTGGCCCCCGTCTACAAGAAAATCACTCAGCCGGATGGAGTAGAAGCCCTGCTGCAGCAGAAGTTAGGATTATCTGAGTTGAAGGTTAAGGATTGGGATGGCGATCGAGAGGTTCTATTGGAAGATAAATCAGGAACACCATATACATTCTATCAATCCGAAGAGGGAAACTGGTCGTTAACCGAGAACAATGATACACCGGAGCGAACTTCATTCAATGACCAAGAACTGCTATCACAGAAGGCCAAAACCATAATGGCCGATCTTGGCCTACTCCCTCAAGACGCTGATTTTACAGCATTGGAGGACGGGGAATTTCAATGGTCCCTCCCGGATAAAGCGGGTCTACACGAGAGTTATTGGACTGGCGAGCTGTTACTCGGTCTTAAACAAGATGGCAGTATCTATTCGATAAATAATGGGCTCCAAGAGAATCAATTTATTAAGGAAGTAGATATATTGTCTCCTGCAGAGGTGTATGATCGTATCAAAAATGGTGAATTTCCACAAATCAAAAGAAATGCAATATTAACGGATGATCAACTCGTTATTAAAAAGGGTGACCAACTGGATATAACAGGAATTGAGCTATCGTTCATATATGACACGAAAAACTTCTATCAGCCTGTATACACAGTATACGGTGTATTTAATGGGGATTCGAATTGGTTCACATTAATTCAGGCAAGAAGGAGCTAG
- a CDS encoding ABC transporter ATP-binding protein → MLEMNHVSKLFNPGTVDEKIALMDVNLHLNPGDFVTVIGSNGAGKSTLMNIISGVMRPDAGEVCIDGTSIGHLPEFRRSRWIGRVFQDPMAGTAPHMTIEENLAMAYRRGQSRRLSIGVTASKRAGFRKHLERLGIGLEDRLRAKVGMLSGGERQALSLLMATFTQPQILLLDEHTAALDPARAELITRITDDIVRDMKLTTLMVTHNMEQAIRLGNRLIMMDKGRIILDVDQERKKSLTVAQLLGEFEQISGHKLSDDRLVLG, encoded by the coding sequence ATGCTGGAGATGAACCATGTGTCCAAGCTGTTTAATCCGGGAACGGTGGATGAGAAGATTGCCTTGATGGATGTCAATCTTCACTTGAATCCGGGGGATTTCGTAACGGTTATCGGAAGTAATGGTGCAGGCAAATCCACGCTGATGAATATCATTTCCGGGGTAATGAGACCGGATGCAGGCGAAGTGTGCATTGACGGCACTTCGATCGGCCATCTGCCGGAATTTCGTCGCAGTCGCTGGATCGGCCGGGTATTCCAGGATCCGATGGCGGGCACTGCGCCGCATATGACCATTGAAGAGAATCTCGCGATGGCATATCGTAGGGGCCAGTCCCGCAGGCTCAGCATAGGCGTTACAGCCTCCAAGCGGGCGGGCTTCCGCAAGCACTTAGAGCGGCTTGGCATTGGACTCGAGGATCGGCTCCGAGCCAAAGTCGGGATGCTGTCGGGAGGGGAGCGTCAAGCACTAAGCTTGCTGATGGCAACCTTTACGCAGCCGCAAATCCTGCTGCTGGATGAGCATACGGCAGCGCTCGATCCGGCGCGTGCGGAGCTGATCACCCGAATAACCGATGACATCGTGCGCGACATGAAGCTTACCACGCTCATGGTCACGCATAACATGGAGCAAGCCATCCGTCTTGGCAATCGCCTCATTATGATGGATAAGGGACGCATCATTCTGGATGTAGACCAAGAGCGCAAGAAATCCCTGACGGTGGCGCAGCTGCTCGGGGAATTTGAGCAGATTAGCGGCCATAAGTTGTCGGACGATCGTTTGGTTCTTGGGTAA
- a CDS encoding ABC transporter substrate-binding protein, translating into MKRKMWLSLTLSALLVTAVGCGDKPEGGGTTQTGSGGEAEKKTYSIAISQIVEHPSLDATREGILAALKEAGISEEDNTLKIDYNNAQGDQANNLSIGQKLKDTKSDLVVAIATPSAQAVAENVKEKPVLFAAVTDPVDAKLVSDLQKPGGNVTGASDTNPEAAKQLMDFISTNFPNVKKIGLVINEGEANAVVMAKTAEEALAEHGIELVKAAVTNTSEVKQAAESLVGKVDAYYITLDNVVVSGVDAIIQTAQKNKIPFFSSDRDTVEKGAFATVGFKYYDHGYQVGQMAVEILKNGKNPADMEVTKPDKLDLILNTKVAADYGIEVTDAMKQEVKDPDNNIIE; encoded by the coding sequence ATGAAGAGAAAAATGTGGTTATCACTTACACTCTCCGCACTGCTGGTTACAGCGGTAGGATGCGGGGACAAGCCGGAAGGCGGCGGTACGACTCAAACGGGCAGCGGCGGAGAAGCGGAGAAGAAAACCTATAGCATCGCTATTTCGCAGATCGTAGAGCATCCATCCTTGGATGCAACGCGGGAAGGCATTCTGGCGGCTTTGAAGGAAGCCGGAATTTCCGAGGAAGACAACACGCTTAAAATCGATTACAACAATGCGCAAGGCGATCAAGCGAACAACCTGTCGATCGGCCAGAAGCTGAAGGATACGAAATCGGATCTGGTGGTCGCTATCGCCACCCCGTCCGCGCAGGCAGTGGCAGAGAACGTAAAGGAAAAGCCGGTACTGTTCGCAGCGGTGACCGATCCGGTTGACGCAAAGCTGGTAAGCGACTTGCAGAAGCCAGGTGGCAACGTCACCGGTGCATCGGATACCAACCCGGAGGCAGCTAAACAGCTGATGGATTTCATCAGCACCAACTTCCCGAATGTGAAGAAGATCGGCCTTGTCATTAATGAAGGGGAAGCCAATGCAGTGGTTATGGCAAAGACGGCTGAAGAGGCGCTCGCCGAGCATGGCATCGAGCTGGTTAAGGCGGCTGTAACGAACACATCCGAAGTGAAACAGGCCGCGGAATCGTTAGTCGGCAAGGTAGATGCTTACTATATCACGTTGGATAACGTTGTGGTCAGCGGCGTTGACGCGATTATCCAAACGGCACAAAAGAATAAAATTCCGTTCTTCTCCAGCGACCGCGATACGGTGGAGAAGGGGGCTTTTGCAACCGTCGGATTTAAGTATTACGACCACGGCTATCAGGTTGGACAGATGGCTGTAGAGATCCTGAAAAACGGCAAAAATCCGGCGGACATGGAAGTGACGAAGCCGGATAAGCTGGATCTGATCTTGAACACGAAGGTTGCGGCTGACTATGGTATTGAAGTGACCGACGCCATGAAACAGGAAGTCAAAGACCCGGATAACAACATCATCGAGTAA
- a CDS encoding ABC transporter permease, which produces MLDFVMRLDGPIELGLLYALMALGVYITFRILDFPDLTVDGSFTTGAAIAAILITNGVNPWLATLAAFAGGMLAGICTGLLHTKGKINGLLSGIIMMIALYSINMRIMGKPNISLSQEANIFGSIDPIYIMLVIVIIGKLLLDAFFRTDLGLALRATGDNKRMIRSFGANTDTTTILGLSISNGLVALSGAVVAQQSSFADISSGIGMIVIGLASVIIGEAVLGAGSVFRTTLAVVCGSIIYRIVVAAAYEIPWLEASDLKLITAIIVIIALVVPTINRAMKQRSQARRRSTELLATQGKTKGGAL; this is translated from the coding sequence ATGCTGGATTTCGTGATGAGGCTGGATGGTCCGATTGAATTGGGGCTGCTGTATGCGCTGATGGCACTCGGGGTATATATCACGTTCCGAATTTTGGATTTTCCGGATTTAACAGTGGATGGAAGTTTTACGACAGGCGCAGCGATTGCAGCGATTCTGATTACCAACGGTGTGAATCCATGGCTTGCTACGCTGGCTGCGTTTGCCGGAGGTATGTTAGCCGGTATCTGTACAGGCCTGCTGCATACCAAGGGTAAGATCAACGGTTTGCTTTCAGGCATTATTATGATGATTGCCCTGTATTCGATCAATATGAGGATTATGGGTAAGCCTAATATTTCGTTGAGCCAGGAAGCGAATATCTTCGGATCGATTGATCCGATTTATATTATGTTAGTGATTGTGATCATCGGCAAGCTGCTGCTCGATGCATTCTTCCGTACGGATCTTGGTCTAGCGCTGCGCGCGACAGGGGACAACAAGCGGATGATCCGCAGCTTTGGTGCGAACACGGACACCACAACCATTCTGGGGCTCAGCATTTCAAACGGTCTGGTGGCCTTATCCGGCGCAGTGGTTGCCCAGCAATCCAGTTTTGCCGACATTAGCTCCGGTATCGGTATGATTGTGATCGGTTTGGCGTCCGTTATCATTGGCGAGGCCGTGCTTGGGGCCGGTTCGGTATTCCGGACGACGCTGGCTGTAGTCTGCGGTTCGATTATTTATCGGATTGTTGTTGCCGCTGCCTATGAGATTCCATGGCTTGAAGCTTCAGATTTAAAACTGATCACCGCGATCATCGTCATTATCGCTCTCGTGGTTCCGACCATCAACCGGGCGATGAAGCAGCGTTCACAGGCACGGAGGCGCTCAACCGAACTGTTAGCTACGCAAGGGAAGACCAAAGGAGGTGCGCTCTGA
- a CDS encoding HAMP domain-containing sensor histidine kinase produces the protein MLRNREIQILLLIMGSISLVGGVAAAFISSVAATLVFIMSLLLIGSSLLFTKWRYRELEQLSVYLREISRGNYSLDARDNQEGELSILKNDIYKVTLMLSEQRSLLQRDKTGLTDAISDISHQLKTPLTSMTVMADLLSKPDLPPTKRTEFTRNIRIQLERIDWLVSSLLKLSRIEEKTIQFKRDQVFVHKLIQKALEPVLIPMEIKDQTVSIKGDDSVSFVGDFKWTAEAIINILKNGVEHTHEGGLIAISFSENALFTEIIIADNGKGIPKEDLPYIFKRFYKGKNASEGSIGIGLAMAYSIIASQNGVIDVTSSSDKGTQFRIKFYKHVI, from the coding sequence ATGCTGCGAAATCGAGAGATTCAGATATTATTGTTGATCATGGGTTCCATCAGTTTAGTGGGGGGCGTTGCCGCTGCTTTCATTTCGTCTGTAGCTGCGACGCTCGTTTTCATCATGTCTTTATTACTTATTGGAAGCAGTCTGTTATTCACGAAATGGAGATACCGCGAACTTGAACAGCTGTCCGTCTATTTGCGTGAAATAAGCAGAGGCAATTATTCACTTGACGCTCGTGATAATCAAGAAGGCGAGCTTAGCATTTTAAAAAATGATATTTATAAAGTGACACTCATGCTATCGGAGCAGCGATCGCTTCTTCAGCGAGACAAAACGGGGCTGACGGATGCCATTTCCGATATCTCGCATCAGCTTAAAACGCCGCTTACCTCCATGACGGTGATGGCAGATTTGCTAAGCAAACCCGACCTGCCTCCAACGAAAAGAACGGAGTTCACCCGCAATATCCGTATTCAGCTTGAACGAATCGATTGGCTTGTTTCTTCTTTGTTAAAGCTATCGAGAATCGAGGAAAAGACAATCCAGTTCAAAAGAGATCAAGTATTCGTTCATAAGCTTATACAAAAGGCATTAGAACCGGTGTTGATTCCGATGGAAATCAAGGACCAAACGGTTTCCATCAAGGGCGATGACAGCGTTTCGTTTGTCGGTGATTTCAAATGGACGGCCGAAGCGATTATCAATATTTTGAAAAATGGCGTTGAGCACACGCATGAAGGCGGACTCATAGCCATTTCTTTTTCCGAAAATGCGCTATTTACGGAAATTATCATCGCTGATAACGGAAAAGGAATTCCAAAAGAAGATTTGCCTTATATTTTCAAACGTTTTTATAAAGGGAAAAATGCGAGCGAGGGGAGCATCGGCATTGGTCTTGCGATGGCTTACAGCATTATTGCAAGTCAGAACGGAGTGATCGATGTGACGAGCAGCAGCGACAAGGGTACGCAGTTTCGGATTAAATTTTATAAGCACGTGATTTAG
- a CDS encoding response regulator transcription factor, giving the protein MKILLVEDDKTIASGLEYSLQQDRFSTVLCHDVVSAKKELAEDIDQFALCLFDLSLPDGSGYELCKMVKEQRDIPVIFLTAIDDEVNVVMGLDMGADDYITKPFRIRELLSRIKSVLRRYHKSSQTQGIINIDQVRLNTLEGKVYKNGAEISLTALEYRLLLIFGNHIGQVLSRNQLLEQIWDVAGDFVNDNTLTVYIKRLREKLEDDPQHPTMIKTVRGLGYKVGD; this is encoded by the coding sequence ATGAAAATATTGTTAGTGGAAGATGATAAAACGATTGCGTCCGGGCTGGAGTATTCGCTGCAGCAAGATCGCTTTTCTACCGTTCTATGCCATGATGTCGTTTCTGCAAAAAAAGAGCTCGCTGAAGATATAGATCAATTCGCTTTATGCTTATTTGATTTATCGCTCCCGGATGGAAGCGGTTATGAATTATGCAAAATGGTGAAAGAGCAACGAGATATTCCGGTCATTTTCTTAACGGCGATCGACGATGAGGTCAATGTCGTGATGGGGCTTGACATGGGAGCGGATGATTATATTACAAAACCATTTCGTATTCGCGAGCTTCTCTCGCGGATCAAGTCCGTCTTGCGGAGATACCATAAGTCGTCTCAGACCCAAGGGATCATTAACATTGACCAGGTTCGTTTGAATACGCTGGAAGGAAAAGTGTATAAAAACGGCGCTGAAATTTCATTGACCGCTCTGGAGTATCGCTTATTGTTGATTTTTGGTAACCATATTGGACAAGTTCTGTCAAGAAATCAGCTTTTGGAGCAGATTTGGGACGTGGCAGGCGACTTCGTGAACGACAATACGCTAACGGTATACATCAAAAGACTAAGGGAAAAGCTGGAGGATGATCCGCAGCACCCCACGATGATCAAAACGGTACGCGGTTTAGGATATAAGGTCGGTGATTAG
- a CDS encoding SGNH/GDSL hydrolase family protein, whose protein sequence is MVHIEQNALVLFQGDSITDCGRNYEESDSLGHGYALMAAARLGMELPLKRLRFVNRGISGNRVVDLRGRWEEDCIDLDPTWVSILVGINETGRKYNRGEATSVEAYYEGYRELLIQTRELTGANFILMEPFLLPVTEAKKEWREDLDPKIQAVRELSREFETLYVPLDGIFAAASSKIEMSYWASDGVHPSPAGHALMAEAWLATMQGRSIL, encoded by the coding sequence ATGGTACATATCGAGCAAAATGCACTCGTATTGTTTCAAGGCGACAGTATTACCGATTGCGGGCGAAATTACGAGGAGTCGGACAGTTTGGGGCATGGATATGCGCTGATGGCTGCTGCCCGGCTTGGTATGGAGCTGCCTTTGAAAAGGCTGCGTTTTGTAAACCGCGGAATCAGCGGTAATCGGGTTGTCGATCTGCGGGGGCGCTGGGAGGAAGACTGTATTGACCTGGATCCGACATGGGTATCCATCCTGGTCGGTATTAATGAGACCGGCAGGAAGTATAACCGTGGTGAAGCAACGTCCGTGGAAGCCTACTATGAGGGGTATCGTGAGCTGCTTATCCAAACCCGCGAGTTAACCGGCGCGAATTTTATTCTCATGGAGCCGTTCTTGCTGCCTGTTACGGAAGCCAAGAAGGAATGGCGGGAGGATCTGGATCCCAAAATTCAGGCCGTTCGCGAATTATCGCGAGAATTTGAGACGCTGTACGTTCCGCTCGACGGCATTTTTGCTGCAGCCAGCTCCAAGATAGAGATGAGTTATTGGGCATCTGACGGTGTTCATCCTTCCCCCGCAGGTCATGCGCTCATGGCAGAAGCGTGGCTAGCGACGATGCAGGGCCGGTCCATTTTGTAG
- a CDS encoding VanZ family protein, whose amino-acid sequence MHLKQQRKIIFAITIFYTLFILYFLFFAFGRVGKVDQISEYTFMFLPDSFFRVPSLSDLLHPTLMDFVGFGNIAAFIPFGILIPLLYRTSFVRFMTLFILSILLLETIQALTFLGSFDVNDVIQNSTGAAIGFGAYKLGFRSKNIWRNIAAAGISSVVLMLGVWGIFGVVDQVFTKEMGPFVAINEWKDSNGNPSTGTKPNRLKIGGQDVEPQYNMYSIEGKNKETYRYTLGNKKEVYLFLNYGIPDQEDSRGSIRVTADGHELLTVSVEAGRHEPDMSSIYLPQANELTITIEGNVTLWDVGYKEMVYSWN is encoded by the coding sequence ATGCATTTGAAACAACAACGTAAAATTATTTTTGCTATCACGATATTCTACACCCTGTTTATTCTTTATTTTTTGTTTTTCGCTTTCGGCAGAGTAGGTAAGGTAGATCAAATCTCCGAGTACACCTTTATGTTTTTACCTGACAGTTTTTTCAGGGTGCCAAGTCTATCAGATCTTCTACATCCTACATTGATGGATTTTGTGGGTTTCGGAAACATCGCAGCCTTTATCCCTTTTGGCATATTGATTCCGTTGTTATATCGGACTAGCTTTGTTCGCTTCATGACATTGTTCATCCTATCCATCCTTCTGCTGGAGACGATTCAGGCGCTAACTTTCCTCGGCAGCTTCGACGTGAACGATGTCATACAGAACTCAACGGGCGCAGCCATCGGATTCGGGGCGTACAAACTTGGCTTTCGCTCGAAAAACATCTGGAGAAATATTGCTGCTGCGGGTATTTCCAGCGTTGTTTTGATGCTCGGGGTGTGGGGCATCTTCGGGGTGGTTGATCAAGTGTTCACCAAAGAGATGGGCCCCTTTGTGGCGATAAACGAATGGAAGGACAGTAACGGCAATCCATCAACGGGAACGAAACCGAACCGTCTTAAGATAGGCGGTCAAGACGTGGAACCCCAATATAATATGTACAGCATTGAAGGCAAAAACAAGGAAACGTACAGGTACACGTTAGGCAATAAGAAGGAGGTGTACCTCTTTTTGAATTATGGAATTCCCGATCAGGAGGATTCTCGAGGCAGCATTAGGGTTACCGCCGATGGACATGAGTTACTGACTGTATCTGTAGAAGCCGGACGCCATGAGCCGGATATGAGCTCCATTTATCTCCCTCAGGCCAATGAGCTTACGATAACCATTGAGGGAAATGTAACCCTGTGGGATGTTGGATATAAAGAGATGGTATATAGCTGGAATTGA